In a genomic window of Shouchella clausii:
- a CDS encoding gamma-glutamyltransferase family protein, with amino-acid sequence MNHDPHLHPYPSTRMPVYAKNGMVATSQPLAAQAGLEILKQGGNAIDAAIATAACLTVVEPCSNGIGGDAFAIVWTEGKLHGLNGSGPAPASISIDKVKQKGFEEIPKYGMIPVTVPGAPASWAALSERFGKLPLLDVLQPAIRHAEEGFALSPTVARQWKASYDKFKAENKSEEFQAWFETFVPNGHLPKAGEIWKSPHHADTLRSIGETKGASFYKGDLAAKTAAFFEKHGGFLSKTDLENFQPEWVEPIHVNYRGYDVWEIPPNGQGLVALMALNMLNQVDIGDKEAVDTYHMQIEAIKLAFSDGQKYITDTNNMSEKIEDLLSDTYAKERLRLISNEAMLPTAGKPKASGTVYLSTADADGNMVSFIQSNYMGFGSGLVVPGTGIAMQNRGHNFSMDPNHDNCLAPNKRTYHTIIPGFLTKDGKPIGPFGVMGGFMQPQGHVQVIMNTIDFQLHPQAALDSPRWQWVEGKNILLEPTFPRHIAEALARKGHNITIANDTMPFGRGQIIWKDEEKGTYVGGSESRTDGAVAPW; translated from the coding sequence ATGAATCATGATCCACACTTGCATCCATACCCATCAACTCGAATGCCTGTTTATGCAAAAAATGGAATGGTGGCGACATCGCAGCCTTTGGCAGCACAAGCAGGGCTAGAGATTTTGAAACAAGGCGGAAATGCGATTGACGCGGCGATTGCGACTGCTGCCTGTTTGACCGTTGTCGAGCCTTGTTCGAATGGGATCGGCGGAGACGCGTTTGCGATTGTATGGACGGAGGGCAAACTCCATGGCTTAAATGGGAGCGGTCCTGCCCCTGCCTCGATTAGCATCGACAAAGTAAAACAAAAAGGGTTTGAGGAAATCCCTAAATATGGCATGATCCCTGTAACTGTGCCTGGCGCTCCTGCAAGTTGGGCAGCGTTGTCTGAACGTTTCGGCAAGTTGCCTTTGCTTGATGTGTTACAGCCTGCCATTCGCCATGCTGAAGAAGGGTTTGCCCTCTCCCCTACTGTTGCAAGACAATGGAAAGCAAGCTATGACAAATTTAAAGCGGAGAACAAATCGGAAGAATTTCAAGCTTGGTTTGAGACATTTGTTCCAAACGGCCACTTGCCAAAGGCAGGAGAGATTTGGAAATCGCCACACCATGCCGATACATTGAGAAGCATTGGCGAAACCAAAGGAGCTTCCTTCTACAAAGGGGACCTCGCTGCAAAAACGGCTGCTTTTTTCGAGAAACATGGCGGCTTCTTATCGAAAACCGATTTGGAAAATTTCCAGCCAGAGTGGGTGGAGCCAATACATGTGAACTACCGTGGCTATGATGTGTGGGAAATCCCGCCAAACGGCCAAGGACTCGTAGCTCTTATGGCACTGAATATGCTTAACCAAGTTGATATTGGTGATAAAGAAGCGGTAGACACGTACCATATGCAAATTGAAGCAATCAAACTGGCGTTTAGCGATGGCCAAAAATATATTACAGATACAAACAATATGAGTGAAAAAATCGAAGACTTATTGAGCGATACATACGCTAAAGAACGGCTTCGCCTCATCTCAAATGAAGCAATGCTGCCAACTGCCGGAAAGCCTAAGGCAAGCGGCACGGTTTACTTAAGTACAGCCGATGCTGACGGAAACATGGTCTCATTTATCCAATCCAATTACATGGGCTTTGGGTCAGGGCTAGTTGTGCCTGGTACAGGGATTGCCATGCAAAACAGGGGACATAATTTTTCGATGGATCCAAACCACGACAATTGCTTGGCCCCGAATAAACGGACCTATCATACGATTATCCCTGGCTTCCTCACAAAAGATGGGAAACCAATTGGCCCATTCGGAGTGATGGGTGGCTTTATGCAGCCGCAAGGACATGTCCAAGTCATCATGAATACAATTGACTTTCAACTGCATCCACAAGCAGCGCTTGATTCACCACGTTGGCAGTGGGTCGAAGGCAAGAACATTCTATTAGAGCCGACATTCCCTCGCCATATTGCGGAAGCGTTGGCCCGTAAAGGCCATAACATTACAATTGCCAATGACACGATGCCGTTCGGACGGGGCCAAATCATTTGGAAAGACGAAGAAAAAGGCACCTATGTAGGAGGAAGTGAGTCAAGAACAGACGGGGCGGTTGCACCTTGGTAA
- the treR gene encoding trehalose operon repressor: MKNKFQSIYQALTQAINSGVYAPGETLPSENELTEMFQASRETIRKALKMLSEHGYIQKIQGRGSVVLDVARLDFPVSGVASFQELNEKLGLQAKTDVVCFTAAKADETMAKKLEIETGEQVWQVERIRFIDGERIILDKDTFVSRLVPGLTKDICAGSIYAYIEKQLGLAISFAKKEIVVEAATEEDEAMLDLDESGRVVVVRSYTYFDNAVPFQYTESRHRADRFRFVDFARRNP, translated from the coding sequence GTGAAAAACAAGTTTCAATCGATTTATCAAGCGCTCACACAAGCAATCAATAGCGGTGTTTATGCTCCTGGCGAAACGTTGCCTTCTGAAAACGAACTGACAGAGATGTTCCAAGCATCAAGGGAAACGATTCGCAAAGCACTGAAAATGTTATCAGAACACGGGTATATTCAAAAGATACAAGGCAGAGGTTCTGTTGTACTCGATGTCGCCCGCCTCGATTTCCCGGTTTCAGGGGTTGCAAGCTTCCAAGAACTAAATGAAAAGCTTGGTTTGCAAGCTAAGACCGATGTCGTCTGCTTTACAGCTGCTAAAGCAGATGAAACAATGGCAAAGAAGTTGGAAATTGAAACAGGAGAGCAAGTTTGGCAAGTGGAGCGAATTCGCTTCATTGATGGGGAACGGATTATATTGGATAAGGACACATTTGTTTCCAGACTTGTCCCTGGTTTAACGAAAGACATTTGTGCGGGCAGCATTTATGCCTACATTGAGAAGCAATTAGGCCTTGCCATCAGCTTTGCCAAAAAAGAAATTGTCGTTGAAGCGGCGACGGAGGAAGACGAGGCCATGCTTGACCTCGATGAAAGCGGCCGCGTAGTCGTTGTCAGAAGCTATACGTATTTTGACAATGCCGTGCCTTTCCAGTACACAGAGTCGCGCCACCGTGCTGACCGCTTCCGATTTGTTGATTTTGCCAGACGCAACCCTTAA
- a CDS encoding glycoside hydrolase family 10 protein: protein MKQLGMGFCFTLGLLAFGTEDTLAQEELSPKREMRAVWIASVNNIDWPSRAGLSAEQQQTEFVSMLDETKEMGMNAVVVQVKPTADSFYPSEYGPWSEYLTGQQGQDPGYDPLAFMVEEAHKRNLEFHAWVNPYRITMNHTDINRLADGHPAKEHPDWVVAYGNQLYFDPGLPEVRQFLVDAVREIVQNYDIDAIHMDDYFYPYPIAGQDFPDDDSFAEHGSDFTDRGDWRRHNVNTLVASLQQAIKDEKHYVKFGISPFGVWRNSSTDPTGSHTRAGVENYDDLYADTRHWIQNRSVDYITPQIYWNIGFEAAAFDILTDWWISETAGSHTHFYVGQAAYKVGVNDVPAWHDPEEYPRQIAYMRERPDVKGSIHFSLKDLRANRLGVKDRLTETEYQRPALIPEMPWLAGTVPKKPTNVDLVKQKNGTMLTIADPKNEHAAYYAIYRFDGQKAGSLESNKNLIATVRKDGQETTYTDHEAAANQTYTYVVTALDRLHNESKNGKKAKQN from the coding sequence ATGAAACAATTGGGAATGGGCTTCTGCTTCACACTCGGGCTGCTTGCCTTCGGGACAGAGGACACACTCGCACAAGAAGAACTCTCGCCAAAACGGGAAATGCGTGCAGTTTGGATCGCCAGCGTCAACAACATTGATTGGCCGTCGCGTGCTGGCTTATCGGCTGAGCAGCAGCAAACAGAGTTTGTATCTATGCTGGATGAAACAAAAGAAATGGGAATGAATGCAGTCGTTGTCCAAGTAAAACCGACAGCAGACAGTTTTTATCCATCAGAGTACGGGCCGTGGTCTGAATATTTGACAGGACAACAAGGCCAAGACCCCGGTTACGATCCCCTCGCCTTCATGGTTGAAGAAGCCCATAAACGCAACTTAGAATTCCACGCATGGGTGAACCCGTACCGGATTACGATGAACCATACAGACATCAACCGTTTAGCCGACGGCCACCCTGCCAAAGAACATCCAGATTGGGTCGTCGCCTATGGAAACCAACTTTATTTTGATCCAGGCTTGCCGGAAGTACGGCAATTTCTCGTAGACGCTGTCCGTGAAATCGTCCAGAATTACGACATCGATGCGATTCATATGGATGATTACTTTTACCCTTACCCGATCGCTGGCCAAGACTTCCCAGATGATGACTCCTTTGCGGAACATGGTAGCGACTTTACAGACAGGGGAGATTGGCGGCGCCACAATGTGAATACGCTTGTTGCCTCCCTCCAGCAAGCAATCAAAGACGAAAAACATTATGTGAAATTTGGCATTAGCCCATTCGGAGTCTGGCGCAACAGCAGCACCGACCCAACTGGTTCTCATACACGAGCCGGCGTAGAAAACTATGATGATCTTTACGCCGACACCCGCCATTGGATCCAAAACCGCTCCGTCGATTATATTACTCCGCAAATTTATTGGAACATTGGGTTTGAGGCGGCAGCGTTTGACATCCTTACAGATTGGTGGATTTCAGAAACAGCGGGTTCCCATACTCATTTTTACGTCGGGCAAGCCGCATACAAAGTAGGCGTCAATGATGTACCGGCATGGCATGACCCTGAGGAATACCCAAGGCAAATTGCTTATATGCGCGAGCGCCCAGACGTAAAAGGCAGCATCCACTTTAGCTTAAAAGACTTGCGTGCCAACCGCCTCGGCGTTAAAGACCGGCTTACAGAAACAGAATATCAGCGCCCGGCGCTGATTCCAGAAATGCCGTGGCTGGCTGGAACTGTGCCGAAAAAACCGACAAACGTTGATTTAGTGAAACAAAAGAATGGGACTATGCTCACCATCGCTGATCCTAAAAATGAGCATGCGGCTTATTACGCCATTTACCGATTTGACGGCCAAAAAGCCGGTTCTTTGGAAAGCAATAAAAACTTAATCGCCACTGTCCGCAAAGATGGACAGGAAACAACGTATACGGATCACGAAGCAGCGGCAAATCAAACGTACACATACGTCGTCACTGCGTTGGATCGCCTTCATAATGAAAGCAAAAACGGCAAGAAAGCTAAGCAAAATTAG
- a CDS encoding nitric oxide synthase oxygenase → MANRMEDEAVEFLSLFYEEHRLDGKEARIHDVCEAIRTDGTYEHTAEELAFGARLAWRNSNRCIGRLFWERLTVIDERKAHTEEAVAQALFRHMEYATNGGKVIPTITVFKQGASIRIWNAQLVRYAGYRSDGRIIGDPASLELTDICKQLGWVGAGSDFDVLPLVISVGTRPPQLFPIPEHLIKEVALVHPDNKAFARLNLKWYAVPFVSNMRLEIGGISYYAAPFNGWYMGTEIGARNLADDFRYNRLPEVAAVLGISMEREASLWRDKALVELNRAVLYSYQEQGISIVDHHTAAKQFQRFIGNETEAGRDVTGDWTWLIPPMSPAQTDIFHQSFDNRIVSPNYFHEKPPYCSKGIKEEH, encoded by the coding sequence ATGGCAAATCGTATGGAAGATGAGGCTGTTGAGTTTCTTTCCCTTTTTTACGAGGAGCATCGCTTAGACGGCAAAGAAGCGCGGATACACGACGTTTGCGAAGCGATCCGTACAGACGGCACATACGAGCATACCGCTGAGGAGCTTGCATTTGGGGCGAGGCTCGCTTGGCGTAACAGCAATCGTTGCATTGGCCGCCTGTTTTGGGAACGGCTTACCGTTATTGATGAACGGAAAGCACATACAGAAGAAGCGGTCGCACAAGCCCTTTTTAGGCATATGGAATATGCAACAAACGGTGGAAAAGTCATTCCAACCATTACGGTATTCAAACAAGGGGCCTCGATCCGTATTTGGAATGCGCAACTTGTCCGTTACGCAGGCTATCGCAGTGATGGCCGCATTATTGGCGATCCTGCTTCCCTTGAATTAACGGATATTTGCAAGCAGCTTGGCTGGGTTGGCGCAGGGAGCGATTTTGATGTGCTTCCCCTAGTCATATCGGTAGGGACACGTCCCCCTCAACTATTCCCTATCCCAGAGCATCTTATTAAAGAAGTGGCGCTTGTCCACCCTGATAACAAAGCATTTGCTAGACTGAACCTTAAATGGTACGCAGTCCCGTTTGTATCAAATATGCGCCTTGAAATTGGCGGCATTTCTTATTACGCAGCGCCGTTTAACGGTTGGTATATGGGCACGGAAATCGGCGCCCGCAATTTAGCCGATGATTTTCGCTATAACCGCTTGCCAGAAGTGGCCGCCGTGCTCGGAATCAGCATGGAGCGGGAAGCATCGCTATGGCGCGACAAAGCGCTTGTCGAATTAAACCGTGCTGTTCTCTATTCGTATCAAGAGCAAGGCATAAGCATTGTCGATCATCATACAGCAGCAAAACAGTTTCAACGTTTTATTGGCAATGAAACAGAAGCAGGGCGCGACGTGACAGGAGACTGGACGTGGCTAATCCCGCCGATGTCCCCAGCGCAGACGGACATTTTTCACCAATCGTTTGATAATCGCATCGTTTCGCCGAATTACTTCCACGAAAAGCCACCCTATTGTAGTAAAGGGATAAAAGAAGAACATTAA
- a CDS encoding polysaccharide biosynthesis protein: MNTFFRGVLVLSAAAFVGECLEFMINVVLARELGDEAFGLYMAILPTMLFVVVLASIELPVSVSKLIAEKEPVYHWHVLGKALQLAFVCALAVMIGALIVLPHLSVLHSYHAGVRWMLVLLVPIITFSSVARGYLMGAQETGKIAVANLLKRSTQLAGLLIVFKLFSFESNIAIFMALLALKLSELFVLIYLVIVFIGKIRETKKAHVQKKGPKKEVYQKLLQVSLPTTGLRIFHSATFAIKPFLITKALSNAGMIESVAMVQYGKLSGIAFTIGFFPAFIAHALLVVLIPIVSDAYAKRHYDVLHHYLRLSLLVTVVYGAPVVLAFFFFAEPITTAFFGPSPAAGYLQVLIPYFLFHYFSTPLQAYLIGIGLVKDAFLHSLYATTVSFCLMIALGSMPSLKMDGIILGMNMGAVLLTSLHYVTICKKLNLNALMRPGESWIFK; the protein is encoded by the coding sequence GTGAATACGTTTTTTCGAGGGGTTCTCGTGCTGAGCGCTGCGGCGTTTGTAGGGGAATGTTTGGAGTTTATGATCAACGTTGTATTGGCAAGAGAGCTCGGCGATGAAGCGTTCGGTTTGTACATGGCGATCTTGCCAACAATGCTATTTGTTGTCGTCCTTGCAAGCATTGAATTACCCGTTTCTGTATCTAAGTTAATTGCCGAGAAAGAACCTGTTTACCATTGGCATGTACTCGGCAAAGCGCTGCAGCTCGCGTTCGTTTGTGCTCTTGCCGTCATGATTGGTGCCTTGATTGTATTGCCCCATTTAAGTGTGCTTCATTCTTATCATGCAGGCGTCAGATGGATGTTGGTGCTGCTCGTACCAATCATTACGTTTTCGTCAGTGGCAAGAGGGTATTTGATGGGCGCCCAGGAAACAGGGAAAATTGCTGTGGCCAATTTATTGAAGCGGTCGACGCAATTAGCTGGTTTGCTCATTGTGTTTAAATTGTTTTCCTTTGAAAGCAACATCGCTATTTTTATGGCGTTGCTAGCATTAAAATTAAGCGAACTGTTTGTGTTAATTTATTTGGTTATTGTATTTATAGGCAAAATACGAGAGACGAAAAAAGCACATGTCCAGAAAAAAGGGCCCAAAAAAGAGGTTTATCAAAAACTGTTGCAAGTGTCATTGCCAACAACAGGTTTGCGCATTTTTCACTCCGCTACATTTGCGATTAAACCTTTTTTAATTACGAAAGCATTGTCCAATGCAGGCATGATCGAAAGCGTGGCCATGGTCCAGTATGGGAAATTGTCTGGCATTGCCTTTACAATCGGCTTTTTTCCAGCTTTTATTGCCCACGCCTTGTTAGTTGTGCTCATTCCAATCGTATCGGATGCTTATGCAAAACGCCATTACGATGTGCTCCATCATTATTTACGGCTGTCGTTGCTCGTAACAGTTGTTTATGGTGCACCCGTCGTGCTCGCCTTCTTTTTCTTTGCAGAACCGATTACAACCGCTTTTTTTGGCCCTTCTCCAGCAGCAGGCTACTTGCAAGTATTGATCCCTTATTTCTTATTCCATTATTTTTCAACGCCGCTGCAAGCCTATTTAATTGGCATCGGCTTAGTCAAGGACGCGTTCTTGCATTCGTTATACGCGACAACCGTTTCGTTTTGCCTCATGATTGCCCTTGGCTCGATGCCAAGCTTGAAAATGGACGGCATCATATTAGGAATGAATATGGGCGCTGTGCTCCTTACCTCGTTGCATTATGTGACCATTTGCAAAAAGCTAAATTTAAACGCGCTGATGCGTCCAGGAGAAAGCTGGATATTTAAATAA
- a CDS encoding glutathione peroxidase, producing the protein MSVYDYSVKTSDGQEVSLSTYKGNVLLIVNTATKCGFASQFAGLEKLYNDYKEKGFYVLGFPSNQFLNQEPVADEDMEQVCKINFGVTFPLFAKTDVKGKHANPLFNYLKAAKKGMLSEEIKWNFTKFLVNRKGEVIKRYAPATKPETIEADVIEELKADA; encoded by the coding sequence TTGTCTGTGTACGATTATTCGGTTAAGACGAGTGATGGCCAAGAGGTGTCATTATCAACTTACAAAGGCAATGTATTGCTCATTGTCAACACTGCCACTAAATGCGGCTTTGCTTCACAGTTTGCAGGGCTTGAAAAACTGTACAATGACTATAAGGAAAAAGGCTTTTATGTGCTCGGCTTTCCTAGCAACCAATTTTTAAACCAGGAGCCGGTTGCCGACGAAGACATGGAACAGGTGTGTAAAATCAATTTTGGCGTTACGTTCCCACTGTTTGCGAAAACAGATGTGAAAGGCAAACATGCCAACCCGTTGTTCAACTATTTGAAAGCGGCCAAAAAGGGAATGTTGAGCGAAGAGATTAAATGGAACTTCACGAAATTTCTCGTCAATCGAAAAGGCGAAGTCATTAAGCGTTATGCGCCTGCCACAAAACCGGAAACGATTGAAGCAGATGTCATCGAAGAACTGAAGGCCGATGCATAG
- the treC gene encoding alpha,alpha-phosphotrehalase: MEWWRTSTVYQIYPKSFNDTTGNGIGDLQGIIEKLDYLKELGIDVIWLTPIYASPQNDNGYDISDYYAIHEDYGTMADFEKLLSETHKRGMKLIMDLVVNHTSTEHQWFKNAKLSKQAKYRDFYIWKEGKDGGAPTNWQSKFGGSAWEYNEATGDYYLHLFDVTQADLNWENEQLRKHVYEMMHFWFNKGIDGFRLDVINLISKDQRFPDDDGSVAPGDGRKFYTDGPRVHEYLQEMNREVLAKYDSLTVGEMSSTTIEDCIRYSNPKQRELSMTFNFHHLKVDYPNGEKWAVADFDFKALKQILSEWQVRMHEGGGWNALFWCNHDQPRVVSRYGDEHEYHNQSAKMLAATIHFMQGTPYVYQGEEFGMTNPNFTSIDDYRDVESLNVYDRLKEEGVPEEHILAILKQKSRDNSRTPVQWDSSEQAGFTTGTPWIKVSSNYKEINAEKALSDPNSIFYFYQKLIALRKKLPIVTTGDYRLLVPEDDHVFAYVRTDGTEKLLVVSNFYPVNCDFECPEDLVSLKATQLIGNYNQKRKLEKTFSLKPYETVAFQLKE, from the coding sequence ATGGAATGGTGGAGAACAAGTACAGTTTATCAAATTTACCCTAAAAGCTTTAACGATACGACGGGAAATGGCATTGGCGATTTGCAAGGGATCATTGAAAAGCTAGACTATTTAAAAGAACTAGGCATAGACGTCATTTGGTTAACGCCTATTTATGCTTCACCGCAAAATGACAATGGCTATGACATTTCCGATTATTATGCGATCCATGAAGACTATGGGACGATGGCTGATTTCGAAAAACTCCTGAGTGAAACCCATAAACGGGGAATGAAGCTAATTATGGACTTGGTTGTTAACCATACGTCGACTGAACATCAGTGGTTTAAAAATGCGAAGCTAAGCAAACAGGCGAAGTACCGTGATTTTTATATTTGGAAAGAAGGCAAAGACGGAGGCGCACCAACAAATTGGCAATCGAAGTTTGGCGGTTCTGCGTGGGAATACAATGAAGCGACAGGTGATTACTACTTGCATTTGTTTGACGTTACGCAAGCAGACTTAAACTGGGAAAACGAACAACTGCGCAAGCATGTCTACGAGATGATGCATTTTTGGTTTAATAAAGGCATTGATGGCTTCCGTCTTGATGTCATTAACTTAATATCAAAAGACCAACGCTTCCCTGATGATGATGGGTCAGTAGCGCCAGGTGACGGCCGCAAATTTTACACAGATGGCCCCCGTGTCCATGAATATTTGCAGGAAATGAACCGAGAAGTATTAGCCAAGTATGATAGCCTAACCGTTGGCGAAATGTCTTCAACGACGATTGAAGACTGCATTCGCTATTCAAATCCAAAGCAGCGTGAACTGTCTATGACGTTTAATTTCCACCATTTAAAAGTAGATTATCCGAATGGAGAAAAATGGGCTGTTGCTGATTTTGATTTTAAAGCGCTAAAACAAATTTTATCGGAATGGCAAGTCCGCATGCATGAGGGCGGAGGATGGAATGCGTTGTTTTGGTGCAACCACGACCAGCCGCGGGTCGTTAGCCGTTATGGCGATGAGCACGAATACCATAACCAATCAGCGAAGATGTTGGCTGCGACAATCCATTTCATGCAAGGGACGCCGTATGTGTATCAGGGTGAAGAGTTCGGCATGACAAACCCGAATTTTACAAGCATCGACGATTACCGCGACGTAGAGTCATTGAATGTCTACGATCGCTTAAAAGAAGAGGGCGTGCCTGAAGAACATATTCTCGCGATCCTTAAACAGAAATCACGGGATAACTCGCGGACGCCGGTCCAATGGGATTCAAGCGAGCAAGCCGGTTTTACAACGGGAACGCCATGGATAAAGGTGAGCAGCAATTACAAGGAGATCAATGCCGAAAAAGCGCTCAGTGACCCGAATTCGATTTTTTATTTTTATCAAAAGCTCATTGCGCTGCGCAAAAAGCTGCCAATCGTGACAACAGGTGATTACCGCTTGCTTGTGCCTGAAGATGACCATGTATTTGCATACGTGCGCACGGATGGCACGGAGAAACTCCTTGTTGTTTCAAATTTTTACCCTGTAAATTGCGATTTTGAATGCCCAGAAGATCTGGTATCATTAAAAGCGACGCAGTTAATAGGCAACTACAACCAAAAACGAAAACTGGAAAAAACATTTTCGCTCAAGCCTTATGAAACGGTGGCATTCCAGTTGAAGGAGTAA
- the treP gene encoding PTS system trehalose-specific EIIBC component: MAINYRETAEQILAAIGGEENISSATHCVTRLRLVLKDENEVDTSGLEAIEAVKGTFTASGQFQIILGNGVVDKVYKELMALTGREEQSKDEVKAEAAKKGSPLQRAIKVLADVFIPILPAIVTAGLLMGINNILTGNDIFYTGASIIDVHPQWADFADIIHVIANTAFTFLPALIGWSAVKRFGGNPLLGIVMGLILVHPALLNAWDYGAAREAGEIPTWNLFGLEINKLGYQGQVLPVFVASIILAKLELFLRKRIPDAFHLLTVAPLALLITSFITFIAVGPLTFAIGNWIADGFIWLFATLPWIAGFLYGIIYGPLVITGMHHTFLAVDLQLVGSGNGTFLWPILALSNIAQGSAAFAMYFVVKNANLKGLAGTSGLSAWLGITEPALFGVNLRFRFPFFAAIVSAGIAGMFITMQNVIANSIGVGGVPGFVSIRPTDWIPFFIGMAIVIVLPFLITLLYGRLRHPKSLQEDN; this comes from the coding sequence ATGGCAATTAACTACCGTGAAACGGCGGAACAGATTCTTGCCGCTATAGGTGGCGAGGAAAATATTTCTTCGGCAACGCATTGCGTAACACGGCTTCGGCTTGTGCTTAAAGATGAAAACGAAGTAGATACAAGCGGCTTAGAAGCCATTGAAGCAGTTAAAGGAACGTTTACTGCGAGCGGCCAATTCCAAATCATTCTTGGCAATGGTGTTGTAGACAAAGTATATAAGGAATTGATGGCTCTAACAGGGCGCGAGGAGCAAAGCAAAGACGAGGTGAAAGCGGAAGCCGCCAAAAAAGGAAGCCCTTTGCAACGGGCAATTAAAGTGCTGGCGGATGTTTTTATCCCGATTTTGCCGGCGATTGTCACAGCTGGTTTGTTAATGGGCATTAACAACATTTTAACGGGGAATGATATCTTTTACACAGGAGCGTCCATTATTGACGTTCATCCACAGTGGGCTGATTTTGCCGATATTATCCACGTTATCGCTAATACAGCGTTCACATTTTTGCCGGCACTGATTGGCTGGTCTGCAGTCAAACGTTTTGGCGGCAACCCATTGCTTGGAATTGTGATGGGCCTAATTCTAGTCCATCCTGCTTTGTTAAACGCATGGGATTATGGCGCTGCCCGTGAGGCGGGGGAAATCCCAACTTGGAATTTATTTGGTCTTGAAATTAATAAACTTGGCTATCAAGGGCAAGTGCTTCCTGTATTTGTGGCATCGATCATTTTAGCGAAGTTGGAACTGTTCTTGCGCAAACGGATACCAGATGCTTTCCATTTACTGACGGTCGCTCCGTTAGCATTGCTCATAACAAGTTTCATTACATTTATTGCAGTAGGGCCGCTTACATTTGCAATCGGTAATTGGATTGCTGATGGTTTTATTTGGCTGTTTGCGACACTGCCTTGGATTGCAGGTTTCTTATACGGGATTATTTATGGCCCCCTTGTCATTACGGGGATGCACCATACATTCCTTGCTGTCGATTTGCAACTCGTTGGTTCAGGCAACGGCACGTTCTTATGGCCAATTTTGGCGCTGTCTAATATTGCCCAAGGTTCAGCTGCGTTTGCGATGTATTTTGTCGTCAAAAACGCCAATTTAAAAGGGCTAGCAGGGACATCAGGTTTATCAGCTTGGCTCGGCATTACAGAACCAGCCCTTTTCGGTGTCAACTTGCGCTTCCGCTTCCCGTTTTTTGCGGCAATTGTAAGTGCTGGAATCGCCGGTATGTTTATTACCATGCAAAACGTCATCGCCAATTCGATCGGCGTAGGGGGCGTGCCTGGCTTTGTATCGATTCGTCCAACAGACTGGATCCCATTCTTTATTGGCATGGCGATCGTGATTGTGCTGCCATTCCTCATTACGTTGTTATACGGCAGACTCCGTCATCCAAAAAGTTTGCAAGAAGACAATTAA